A genomic region of Vitreimonas flagellata contains the following coding sequences:
- the ftsL gene encoding cell division protein FtsL, translated as MEKTQLVRTLQIAAMVLIIVLAVGLYKAKTDAAQTQRHVRQLEQQVEETEASLRALRAEIAHLESPARVEEMSENHLGMSVGSESAALPASAMDRHLPAPRRTKAEE; from the coding sequence ATGGAAAAAACTCAACTAGTTCGCACGCTGCAGATTGCGGCGATGGTGCTAATCATTGTGCTGGCGGTGGGGCTTTACAAGGCCAAGACCGACGCGGCGCAGACGCAGCGCCATGTGCGCCAGCTTGAACAACAGGTTGAGGAAACCGAAGCGAGCCTGCGCGCGCTGCGGGCTGAGATCGCGCATTTGGAAAGCCCGGCGCGTGTGGAAGAGATGTCGGAAAATCATCTCGGCATGAGCGTGGGCAGCGAAAGTGCGGCGTTGCCGGCTTCGGCGATGGATCGGCATCTGCCGGCGCCGCGTAGGACGAAGGCCGAGGAGTGA